The Myxococcales bacterium genome includes the window GCCGCGCGATGAGATTGTTCGACGCTTGCGCGCGCACGCCGCGCCACCTGCGCTACAACCCTAACATGGCTGAAGCGACCATCGACCAGCTTGAGGCGGGCCTCAGCGAAGACGAACGCGCCCTGCTCGACCAGCTCGCCGACGGCATTGCGCAGCGGCGGCTGACCACGGCGGCCATTTTTTTTGTCGAATCGGTAAAGCCCCTGGAGCAGGCGACGTCGCAGCTGATGTTGTTCTTTCGTCCCATCGTCACCGCGATCTGGAGCGATCCGGTGCGTTGGGACCTGGCCCAGGCGATCTTGGAGCGGCGTGGCTCGCTCGAGCTTTTGCTGCGCCGGCTTGAGGCGCGCGCGTAATCGACGAGCTACGGTGTGGGCATGCCCGTGCCGACACCCCTAACGATCTTGGTGACAGGCGCCACGGGCTTTGTTGGCAGTGCGCTGCTCCCGGCGCTGGCTGCGGCCGGCCACACCGTGGTGGCGGCGAGCCGGCGACCGCGACCGTCGCCTGATGCGGCAGGGATCTTGTGGCGTGTGTGCGACGTCGAGCTGCCATCGACGTTGGCGCCCGCCCTGCGAGGCATCGACGTCGCCTACTTCCTCGTGCACAGCATGGGCGAGCACGGCGCCGACTATGCCGCGCGCGATCGCGCCGCGGCGAGTGCCTTTGCCGAGGCGGCGGCGGCGGCCGGCGTGCGGCGGCTGGTCTATCTCGGCGGCCCGATGCCGGCCGGCGCGCCGTCGGAACACCTGCGCAGCCGCATGGAGGTTGGCGAGGTGCTGCGCGCCGGGCGCGTGCCCGTGGTCGAGCTGCGCGCGTCAATGATCGTTGGCGATGGCAGCGCGTCGTGGCAAATCGTGCGCGACCTAGCCATGCGCCTGCCGGCGATGGTGTTGCCGCGCTGGCTCCGCTCGCGCACCTGCCCCGTCGCGCTCGACGACGTGATCGTCGCGTTGTGCCGCGCGGCGGACGT containing:
- a CDS encoding NAD(P)H-binding protein; this translates as MPVPTPLTILVTGATGFVGSALLPALAAAGHTVVAASRRPRPSPDAAGILWRVCDVELPSTLAPALRGIDVAYFLVHSMGEHGADYAARDRAAASAFAEAAAAAGVRRLVYLGGPMPAGAPSEHLRSRMEVGEVLRAGRVPVVELRASMIVGDGSASWQIVRDLAMRLPAMVLPRWLRSRTCPVALDDVIVALCRAADVPLAYSEWFDIPGPETLSGREILQQIAALAGRKIHALEVPLLTPRLSALWLRLVTSTDFALARELVMGLTNDILPRDARYWDLIGHTTRLTFAQAATRAFASEATRPRSTRRLSRVAAAWERALAGRHGEASQS